In Aspergillus luchuensis IFO 4308 DNA, chromosome 1, nearly complete sequence, the following are encoded in one genomic region:
- a CDS encoding uncharacterized protein (COG:S;~EggNog:ENOG410PMUJ), translating into MALTQPSTSERTIRKIDIAQVSLSLQDRLGLAKVKYQNGRLQALGPNHNGGIQVCLGSDRPSDSSSEVSHSRSETPLTPPPLPNSSYSKELPRSSRNRHAATFDSKAMQPMLSASRKRLRSDSITDRTVKAPRVSWKSSHHLPESSPGFNRQHLNRHLPLPFMSDIPEYSSPAYPHHSEDDNDPDLPVHSFQHVSSLAGSSPPRTPPPKHARLSRNDRQLRHADGADLLLYLANSPTPAKSQQVRDFPPSTPPSQHAALPSLTPTPGGGGVFPNFGTPNQQFNFADFVNVTPSPAQPPWGGRTPGGPSKTPLANKERKRSNLDGLLPPSTDSPRNRGKGPAMVLQLGEELRPEKSK; encoded by the exons ATGGCTCTTACTCAACCGTCAACTTCGGAGAGGACGATCCGCAAAATTGACATTGCCCAG GTGTCCCTTAGCCTCCAGGATCGGTTAGGCCTCGCCAAAGTCAAGTATCAGAATGGACGTTTACAGGCACTCGGACCAAACCATAATGGCGGAATACAGGTGTGCTTGGGAAGTGACAGGCCGTCGGATTCTTCGTCGGAGGTCTCGCACAGCCGGAGTGAAACCCCATTGACTCCCCCTCCCTTGCCAAACTCGTCATATTCCAAGGAGCTCCCTCGATCGTCTCGGAATCGACATGCCGCAACTTTCGACTCCAAGGCCATGCAGCCTATGCTGTCTGCCAGCCGGAAGCGTCTGCGATCCGACTCGATTACAGATCGTACGGTCAAAGCCCCCCGGGTGTCTTGGAAGAGTTCACACCACCTGCCCGAATCGTCTCCAGGCTTCAACCGACAGCACCTGAACCGacaccttccccttcccttcatGTCAGATATACCCGAGTATTCTTCACCGGCGTATCCTCATCACTCAGAAGACGACAATGACCCCGACCTCCCTGTCCACAGTTTTCAGCATGTCAGCTCTCTGGCAGGCTCTTCACCTCCCCGCACGCCTCCTCCGAAGCACGCCCGTCTATCCCGGAACGACCGACAATTGCGGCATGCAGACGGAGCAGATTTGCTTCTGTACCTGGCCAATTCCCCAACACCAGCCAAGTCTCAGCAGGTGCGGGATTTCCCACCGTCGACTCCTCCGAGCCAGCACGCCGCTCTGCCCTCGTTGACCCCGACTcctggcggcggcggcgtctTCCCCAACTTCGGTACCCCGAACCAACAGTTCAACTTTGCCGACTTTGTGAATGTGACACCCAGTCCGGCACAACCTCCCTGGGGCGGTCGCACGCCGGGAGGGCCCTCGAAAACACCCCTTGCCAACAAGGAGCGAAAGAGGTCTAATCTCGACGGCCTGCTGCCGCCGAGTACGGACAGCCCGAGGAACCGCGGAAAGGGGCCTGCCATGGTCCTCCAACTCGGTGAAGAGCTGCGACcggaaaaaagcaaataa
- a CDS encoding putative DNA ligase I (COG:L;~EggNog:ENOG410PJZ1;~InterPro:IPR012308,IPR012309,IPR036599,IPR012310, IPR016059,IPR000977,IPR012340;~PFAM:PF04675,PF01068,PF04679;~go_function: GO:0003677 - DNA binding [Evidence IEA];~go_function: GO:0003909 - DNA ligase activity [Evidence IEA];~go_function: GO:0003910 - DNA ligase (ATP) activity [Evidence IEA];~go_function: GO:0005524 - ATP binding [Evidence IEA];~go_process: GO:0006281 - DNA repair [Evidence IEA];~go_process: GO:0006310 - DNA recombination [Evidence IEA];~go_process: GO:0051103 - DNA ligation involved in DNA repair [Evidence IEA];~go_process: GO:0071897 - DNA biosynthetic process [Evidence IEA]) translates to MSSPAKKRKRDDPASASQRTRSIASFFQGQAAKQAERTQQEFEAVHEAPTEQTLSDEALARKLQAEWDQEHALSNPQADTPSDELTSAQSNTGDNDREPTKLQKKGVLSLQSSTGTEDTVSLAVPFDQSPIAFDASKYARELQGHWASEGGDASYALLTRAFVLANATTSRIKIVDTLVNFLRVLIEADPSSVLPAVWLATNSISPPYDELELGLGGSSISKALKKVYGLNSQGLKTLYDKHGDAGDVAFEAKKRQSFTLMKPKPLRIKGVYQSLKKIAMSKGSGSQETKQRIVEKLLQDARGAEESRYIVRTLVQNLRIGAVKTTMLIALARAFLYSKPKGAEFSIYSQKEMAQMKKEELAEIYGNAEEVVKASYARHPDYDDLVPCLLEVGATDELLVRCGLQLHIPLRPMLGSITRDLSDMLTKLQGRDFSCEYKYDGQRAQVHCDVQGKVSIFSRHLENMTEKYPDLVSLVPEIRGEGVSSFILEGEVVAVDQETGELQAFQILTNRAKKNVDIGAIKVNVCLFAFDLMYLNGQPLLDRSLRERRELLRSLFVEIPKRFTWVKSLDATSADSEAVLEFFKSATDTKCEGIMVKVLDNMPKPDLEGVETPAVDTATNGTPTTPGQSTTNMTDNKPSKNTRRKALLSTYEPDKRLESWLKVKKDYSTSSETLDLIPVAGWHGQGRKAKWWSPILLAVRNPETGSLEAVTKCMSGFTDKFYQANKDKYAEGTPNVISRPSYVEYYGEPDVWFEPQEVWEMAFADITLSPTYTAALGLVSDERGLSLRFPRFLKVREDKSIDEATTSDYLAYLWRKQSERTKLEGGGEEGPTEEQEE, encoded by the coding sequence ATGTCCAGTCCAGCtaagaagcgcaagaggGATGATCCCGCATCTGCCTCGCAGCGCACCCGGAGCATAGCGTCATTCTTCCAGGGCCAGGCTGCTAAGCAAGCCGAGAGGACGCAGCAGGAATTTGAAGCTGTGCACGAAGCTCCCACGGAACAAACTCTTTCGGACGAAGCGCTTGCGCGTAAGCTGCAGGCTGAATGGGACCAGGAGCATGCGCTTTCAAACCCGCAGGCCGACACGCCTAGCGATGAGCTTACTTCGGCGCAATCAAACACCGGCGATAACGATCGGGAACCGACCAAACTGCAGAAGAAGGGCGTACTCTCATTGCAGTCATCCACAGGTACGGAAGACACTGTGTCTCTTGCGGTTCCTTTCGATCAGAGTCCTATCGCGTTCGATGCCTCCAAATATGCGCGCGAGCTGCAAGGACACTGGGCTTCGGAAGGTGGCGACGCTTCGTACGCCCTCTTGACCAGAGCTTTTGTGCTCGCAAACGCCACAACTAGTCGCATCAAGATCGTCGATACATTGGTCAATTTCCTCCGCGTGTTGATCGAAGCCGACCCATCCAGTGTGCTTCCCGCTGTATGGCTGGCGACTAATTCGATATCCCCTCCATACGACGAATTGGAGTTGGGACTTGGCGGGTCTTCAATATCAAAAGCACTTAAAAAGGTGTATGGATTGAACAGTCAAGGCCTTAAAACTCTTTATGACAAACACGGCGATGCTGGTGATGTGGCATTCGAGGCCAAAAAAAGACAGTCTTTTACATTGATGAAGCCCAAACCGCTGCGCATAAAAGGCGTCTACCAGTCGCTTAAGAAGATAGCTATGAGCAAAGGGAGTGGCAGTCAGGAAACGAAGCAAAGGATTGTGGAGAAACTTCTGCAAGATGCCCGTGGTGCGGAGGAGAGTCGATATATTGTTAGAACTCTGGTGCAGAATCTCCGCATCGGCGCTGTCAAAACTACCATGCTCATTGCACTTGCTAGGGCATTCCTGTACTCCAAACCAAAGGGGGCGGAATTTTCAATTTACTCTCAAAAGGAAATGgcgcagatgaagaaagaggaattAGCTGAAATCTACGGCAACGCAGAAGAGGTCGTGAAGGCGTCGTATGCGAGACACCCGGACTACGATGACCTCGTTCCCTGCTTGCTTGAAGTCGGGGCTACCGATGAACTTCTCGTTCGCTGCGGTCTTCAACTGCACATTCCGTTGAGACCCATGCTAGGCAGCATCACAAGAGATTTGTCAGACATGCTGACGAAGCTACAAGGCCGCGACTTTAGCTGCGAATACAAATATGATGGCCAGCGTGCGCAAGTGCATTGCGACGTACAGGGCAAAGTATCAATATTCTCCCGCCACTTGGAGAACATGACAGAGAAATACCCAGACCTGGTGTCTCTTGTCCCAGAAATTAGAGGAGAAGGTGTATCGAGCTTCATCCTCGAAGGGGAGGTTGTCGCCGTTGATCAAGAAACGGGCGAACTACAGGCATTCCAAATCCTAACCAACCGTGCGAAAAAGAACGTCGATATCGGAGCAATCAAGGTCAACGTGTGTCTCTTTGCTTTCGATCTAATGTACCTCAATGGCCAGCCACTGCTCGACCGATCACTCCGCGAGCGAAGAGAGCTGCTACGGAGCTTATTCGTGGAGATCCCCAAACGGTTCACATGGGTGAAGAGTCTAGACGCCACCTCAGCCGACTCCGAAGCAGTACTAGAGTTTTTCAAGAGCGCCACAGACACCAAATGCGAAGGCATCATGGTGAAGGTGCTTGACAACATGCCGAAACCTGATCTTGAAGGAGTGGAAACACCAGCTGTCGATACTGCTACCAACGGAACACCCACCACACCGGGCCAATCAACCACCAACATGACAGACAACAAACCCTCCAAAAACACCCGCCGAAAAGCCCTCCTGTCCACCTACGAGCCCGACAAGCGCCTCGAATCCTGGCTCAAGGTGAAAAAAGACTACAGCACCTCATCCGAAACTCTAGATCTGATCCCTGTAGCGGGCTGGCACGGCCAAGGCCGAAAGGCGAAATGGTGGTCCCCGATCCTCCTTGCGGTTCGGAATCCAGAAACTGGAAGTCTAGAAGCAGTAACAAAGTGTATGTCAGGCTTCACGGACAAATTCTACCAAGCCAACAAGGACAAGTACGCGGAGGGCACCCCCAATGTCATATCCCGTCCCAGCTACGTTGAATACTACGGCGAGCCAGACGTATGGTTCGAACCACAGGAAGTGTGGGAGATGGCGTTCGCGGATATCACGCTTAGTCCTACATACACGGCCGCTCTGGGGTTGGTCAGCGATGAACGGGGTCTGAGCCTGCGGTTTCCTCGATTCCTCAAAGTCAGAGAGGATAAATCGATCGATGAAGCTACCACGTCTGATTACTTGGCTTACTTGTGGAGGAAACAATCAGAACGGACGAagctggagggtggtggtgaggagggaccGACtgaagagcaggaggagtAA